The Faecalibacterium prausnitzii genome includes a window with the following:
- the dut gene encoding dUTP diphosphatase: MEPITVNYKVLDARAKVPAYATPGAAAADLCAVLDEPLTVAPMQRVLVPTGLAIELPGAHCVALVYARSGLSIKHGLCMANGVGVVDSDYRGELKVPMVNLGGEAYTIQPGERVAQLCIAPVYTAAFAQVEELGGTQRGEGGFGSTGK, encoded by the coding sequence ATGGAACCCATCACGGTAAACTATAAAGTATTGGATGCGCGGGCGAAGGTGCCCGCCTACGCGACGCCGGGCGCGGCCGCAGCCGACCTGTGCGCTGTGCTGGACGAACCCCTGACCGTGGCCCCCATGCAGCGGGTGCTGGTGCCTACCGGCCTTGCCATCGAGCTGCCCGGCGCTCACTGCGTGGCGCTGGTCTATGCCCGGAGCGGCCTGTCCATCAAGCACGGCCTGTGCATGGCCAACGGCGTCGGTGTCGTGGACAGCGATTATCGCGGGGAACTGAAGGTGCCCATGGTCAATCTGGGCGGCGAGGCCTACACCATCCAGCCCGGTGAGCGGGTGGCGCAGCTCTGCATCGCGCCGGTGTACACCGCAGCCTTTGCGCAGGTGGAGGAGCTGGGCGGCACCCAGCGCGGCGAGGGCGGCTTCGGCTCGACGGGAAAATAA
- a CDS encoding rod shape-determining protein: MSLFSKDVGIDLGTANTLVYMKGKGIIMREPSVVAVDTKTDEVRCVGTEAKAVIGRTPGSIVAVRPLKDGVIADFDITANLLENFLKKACGNSMFSRPRVVICIPSGVTEVERRAVREATLKAGARQVSVIEEPMAAAIGAGLPISEPTGSMIVDIGGGTAEIAVISLGGIVASRSVRMAGDMFDQAIIAFIKRKYNLLIGERTAEQIKIEIGSAYPLDPEMTMEIKGRNLVDGLPKNIVVHSEDVREALLECLVKITSAIKETLERTPPELSADIIDHGITLTGGGALLRGLDQLIQSETGIDVHVAEDPLDCVAKGAGAVLDHVDVLHDVLDTDGPHM; encoded by the coding sequence ATGAGTTTGTTTTCAAAAGACGTTGGCATTGATCTGGGTACAGCCAACACCCTGGTTTACATGAAGGGAAAGGGCATCATCATGCGCGAGCCGTCCGTTGTGGCGGTGGACACCAAGACCGATGAGGTCCGCTGCGTGGGCACCGAGGCAAAGGCCGTCATCGGCCGCACCCCCGGCAGCATCGTGGCCGTCCGCCCCCTGAAGGACGGCGTTATTGCGGACTTTGACATCACGGCCAATCTGCTGGAGAACTTCCTGAAGAAGGCCTGCGGCAACAGCATGTTCTCCCGCCCCCGCGTGGTCATCTGCATCCCGTCCGGCGTGACGGAAGTCGAGCGCCGCGCGGTGCGTGAGGCGACCCTGAAGGCTGGTGCCCGCCAGGTCTCCGTCATCGAGGAACCCATGGCTGCGGCCATCGGTGCAGGCCTGCCCATCAGCGAGCCCACCGGCAGCATGATCGTGGACATCGGCGGCGGCACGGCTGAGATCGCCGTCATCTCGCTGGGCGGCATCGTGGCGTCCCGCAGCGTCCGGATGGCAGGCGACATGTTCGACCAGGCCATCATCGCGTTCATCAAGCGCAAGTACAACCTGCTCATCGGTGAGCGCACTGCCGAGCAGATCAAGATCGAGATCGGCTCTGCTTACCCCCTGGACCCCGAAATGACCATGGAGATCAAGGGCCGCAATCTGGTGGACGGCCTGCCCAAGAACATCGTCGTCCACTCCGAGGATGTACGCGAGGCTCTGCTGGAGTGCCTGGTGAAGATCACCAGTGCCATCAAGGAGACGCTGGAGCGCACCCCGCCGGAACTGAGCGCCGACATCATCGACCACGGCATCACCCTGACGGGCGGCGGCGCACTGCTGCGCGGTCTGGACCAGCTGATCCAGAGCGAGACCGGCATCGACGTGCATGTGGCTGAGGACCCGTTGGACTGCGTGGCCAAGGGCGCAGGTGCCGTGCTGGATCATGTGGACGTCCTGCATGACGTTCTGGATACCGACGGGCCCCATATGTAA
- a CDS encoding Maf family protein, which translates to MKQLILASGSPRRRELLSLYTTDFTVCASDFDESTVTADTPAELVEMLARGKCQAVSAQHPGAVVIGCDTVVDVKGEVFGKPHSVEDARRMLRALSGAVHEVHTGVCISDGTRTESFVDTCRVKFFPISEAEIERYAATEEPYDKAGAYAIQGRAALWLDRIEGDYYTIMGLPVSRTIRLLERF; encoded by the coding sequence ATGAAACAACTGATTTTGGCCTCCGGCAGCCCCCGGCGCAGAGAGCTGCTGAGCCTGTACACCACCGATTTTACCGTCTGCGCCAGCGATTTTGACGAGAGCACCGTGACCGCCGACACCCCTGCTGAGCTGGTGGAAATGCTGGCGCGGGGCAAGTGCCAGGCAGTCTCGGCCCAGCACCCCGGCGCGGTGGTCATCGGCTGCGACACCGTCGTGGACGTGAAAGGGGAAGTGTTCGGCAAGCCCCACAGCGTGGAGGACGCCAGACGGATGCTGCGGGCCCTTTCCGGTGCGGTGCACGAGGTCCACACAGGTGTCTGCATCTCGGACGGCACCCGCACCGAGAGCTTCGTGGACACCTGCCGCGTGAAGTTCTTCCCCATCTCCGAAGCGGAGATCGAGCGCTATGCCGCCACCGAAGAACCCTACGACAAGGCCGGTGCCTATGCCATCCAGGGCCGCGCGGCCCTCTGGCTGGACCGCATCGAGGGCGACTATTACACCATCATGGGGCTGCCCGTCAGCCGCACCATCCGGCTGCTGGAGCGATTTTGA